From Caminibacter mediatlanticus TB-2, the proteins below share one genomic window:
- a CDS encoding cytochrome b/b6 domain-containing protein, protein MRYIWSLPNRVFHWGLVIFILIAYLSDDYLRLHIAVGIGVLSLVVFRILWGVLGIKYSDFKDWGKEPSHNKIASIVMGLILIDILLICITGLFSYFYNISEDIHEFFANSLYFLIALHLLGVSKEFLINKTNVFSIFNGYKKGEFESIKLNSFQKLISIILLTISFISPIVVFIFVDGNSDNYYELYEDD, encoded by the coding sequence ATGAGATATATATGGAGTTTGCCAAATAGAGTTTTTCACTGGGGATTAGTTATATTTATTTTAATAGCATATTTGAGTGATGATTATTTAAGATTGCATATTGCTGTTGGAATAGGAGTTTTGAGTTTAGTTGTTTTTAGAATTTTATGGGGAGTTTTAGGTATTAAATATTCTGATTTTAAAGATTGGGGTAAAGAACCATCTCATAATAAAATAGCTTCAATTGTAATGGGATTAATTTTAATTGATATTTTGTTAATTTGTATAACTGGATTATTTAGTTATTTTTACAATATTTCAGAAGATATTCATGAATTTTTTGCAAATAGTTTGTATTTTTTAATAGCTTTACATCTATTAGGAGTAAGCAAAGAGTTTTTGATAAATAAAACAAATGTTTTCTCGATATTTAATGGATATAAAAAAGGAGAGTTTGAAAGTATTAAACTAAATAGCTTCCAAAAATTAATATCTATTATTTTACTTACTATATCATTTATATCTCCAATAGTTGTTTTTATTTTTGTAGATGGAAATAGTGATAATTATTATGAACTTTATGAAGATGATTAA
- a CDS encoding c-type cytochrome — translation MKKLLLILSISCVAFSYTPNNGRVLAAANCFQCHGTNGVSVTNWDSIKDEDVEDFYDDHPIMYAQTFGFNRNEVREIFNYLHSIKSGYYKSEYRDKEKYYNKNRDSYYDKEKYEDYEYKNKRYDDEYKYKNGRYYDEYKNKNYHDDD, via the coding sequence ATGAAAAAATTATTGCTTATTTTAAGTATCAGTTGTGTAGCCTTTTCTTATACTCCTAATAATGGAAGAGTATTAGCTGCTGCAAATTGTTTTCAGTGTCATGGTACAAATGGTGTGTCAGTTACAAATTGGGATTCTATAAAAGATGAGGATGTTGAGGATTTTTATGATGACCATCCTATAATGTATGCCCAAACATTTGGTTTTAATAGAAATGAAGTAAGAGAGATATTTAATTATTTGCATAGTATAAAGAGTGGTTATTACAAAAGCGAATACAGAGATAAAGAGAAGTATTATAATAAAAACAGAGATTCCTATTATGATAAAGAAAAATATGAAGATTATGAGTATAAAAATAAAAGATACGATGATGAATATAAGTATAAAAATGGTAGATATTATGATGAATACAAAAATAAAAACTATCACGATGATGATTAG
- a CDS encoding FAD-dependent oxidoreductase, producing the protein MKRREFLKNTALLASISALPINAKINQKRVVIVGGGFTGVTCAKYLKMWGGSDIEVILVDEDLNYVSPILSNLVINNIRSINDLTFTYKGVISRGVKFINAKVSDVDTNKKYIILDNKKLYYDKLVLAPGIDFKYTNKYDTNKIPHAWIAGRQTEILKSGIENLKNNDTFIMTIPKAPYRCPPGPYERACVVADYLKNVKRMNVEVVVFDENPDVIVEKDVFKAKFREYGIKYYPNSKVTKVDDKQNRILVNNRWVRGDFINVIPNQKAAEIIFNTKVNEGDFAPVDMRSFESTLKKDVYIIGDSHKSNIPKAGHIGNGEAKICADAILRDFYNYPLMKDIKLNSACYSPVSTYEASWLAVVFKYDKNKKMMVKASNRYPFSSKPSRRNFKDMFNWAGNLFSDTFS; encoded by the coding sequence ATGAAAAGAAGAGAATTTTTAAAAAATACAGCACTTTTAGCTTCAATATCAGCACTTCCAATTAATGCTAAAATTAACCAAAAAAGAGTAGTGATTGTTGGTGGAGGATTTACTGGGGTTACTTGTGCAAAATATCTAAAAATGTGGGGTGGAAGTGATATTGAAGTTATTTTAGTAGATGAAGATTTGAATTATGTTTCTCCAATTTTGAGTAATTTAGTTATAAACAATATAAGAAGTATAAATGATTTGACTTTTACTTATAAAGGTGTTATTTCAAGAGGGGTTAAATTCATTAATGCAAAAGTTAGTGATGTAGATACTAATAAAAAATATATAATTTTAGATAATAAAAAGCTTTATTATGATAAGTTAGTATTAGCACCAGGAATTGATTTTAAATATACAAATAAATACGATACCAACAAAATTCCACACGCTTGGATTGCAGGGAGACAAACAGAAATTTTAAAAAGTGGTATAGAAAATTTAAAAAATAATGATACATTTATTATGACAATTCCAAAAGCACCATATAGATGTCCGCCAGGGCCATATGAGAGGGCTTGTGTTGTAGCTGATTATTTAAAAAATGTAAAAAGAATGAATGTTGAAGTAGTAGTATTTGATGAAAATCCTGATGTAATTGTAGAAAAAGATGTATTTAAGGCTAAATTTAGAGAATATGGAATTAAATATTATCCAAACTCAAAAGTTACAAAAGTTGATGATAAACAAAATAGAATCCTCGTAAATAACAGATGGGTTAGAGGTGACTTTATAAATGTAATACCTAATCAAAAAGCAGCTGAGATTATATTTAATACAAAAGTTAATGAAGGAGATTTTGCACCTGTTGATATGAGAAGTTTTGAATCGACCTTAAAAAAAGATGTCTATATTATAGGAGATTCACATAAATCGAATATTCCAAAAGCAGGACATATAGGAAATGGAGAAGCTAAAATTTGTGCTGATGCTATTTTGAGGGATTTTTATAATTATCCATTAATGAAAGATATTAAATTAAATTCAGCTTGTTATTCACCTGTTTCAACATATGAAGCAAGTTGGCTTGCCGTTGTGTTTAAATATGATAAAAATAAAAAGATGATGGTAAAAGCATCAAACAGATATCCTTTTTCTTCAAAACCTTCAAGAAGAAATTTCAAGGATATGTTTAACTGGGCAGGTAATCTATTTAGTGATACCTTCTCTTGA
- a CDS encoding TetR/AcrR family transcriptional regulator, which yields MSKKEEILDIALKEFAKNGYENTSLEDIAKKCNITKPAIYYHFKNKKHLYNEMFKRIFNKLEFKVANNLEIDLKNYIDTLYEFLDEDISKLLAKELSNEMKNLDEETIKVISIMPKMLKKIVGDKFFIIQNTILSSLINYQNTKNPRDLIFKIVGEEAKIDIKEEIYNMVISYLKGNV from the coding sequence TTGAGTAAAAAAGAAGAGATTTTAGATATTGCCCTAAAAGAATTTGCAAAAAATGGATATGAAAACACATCGCTTGAAGATATTGCTAAAAAATGTAATATTACAAAACCTGCAATTTACTATCATTTTAAAAATAAAAAACATCTTTATAATGAAATGTTTAAAAGAATATTTAATAAATTAGAGTTTAAAGTAGCTAATAATTTAGAAATTGATTTAAAAAATTATATTGATACTCTTTATGAATTTTTAGATGAAGATATCTCAAAACTTCTTGCAAAAGAGTTAAGTAATGAGATGAAAAACTTAGATGAAGAGACAATAAAAGTAATTTCAATTATGCCAAAAATGTTAAAAAAGATAGTAGGAGATAAGTTTTTTATAATCCAAAATACTATTTTATCTTCTTTAATAAATTATCAAAATACTAAAAATCCCAGGGATTTGATTTTTAAGATTGTTGGAGAAGAAGCTAAAATAGATATAAAAGAAGAAATTTACAATATGGTAATTTCTTATTTAAAAGGGAATGTATGA
- a CDS encoding TolC family protein, whose translation MKFLIICIAIFLNAYTINELLNKVKTIEDTKLDEIFVKNIKENKKEINSALYPKINIFTSYEHFTIPTSIIPLPPTEVNPKEALPFSQNVLKLGFNISFPIFVKEVYENKKKMDYLIKSAKITSKINLLKREVLLINLISKLNYQYRLKSALLKKQDSIKKTIKSIEVGVKNGVIAEFKLIRLKDSLNSLDIEIENLLINIDNTKSEIYKLTKVYLNKEIEINSFLPKKRDFLLLKALKENILASKQDIKAKKSKLYPTISLNAKGYRAFAKAYNNDEDIAKNYASIGMYLNLTLSKKTFSEIEKSKLNFIKSNLEYEKNLKDLKAKEVYYKNALSKINKAIKLAINSINLKQKLLESARIAFSLNRMSVDEYLGYEDELVKAKANLFNLKATKNMLIANLAFIYGENLKKVFK comes from the coding sequence ATGAAGTTTTTAATTATTTGTATTGCAATATTTTTAAATGCATATACTATTAATGAATTATTAAATAAAGTAAAAACTATTGAAGATACAAAACTTGATGAAATTTTTGTAAAAAATATAAAAGAAAATAAAAAAGAGATAAATAGTGCTTTATATCCTAAAATTAATATTTTTACTTCATATGAACATTTCACTATTCCAACATCAATAATCCCACTTCCGCCAACTGAGGTTAATCCAAAAGAGGCACTCCCTTTTTCGCAAAATGTTTTAAAACTTGGATTTAATATATCTTTTCCAATTTTTGTAAAAGAAGTATATGAAAATAAAAAGAAAATGGATTATTTAATAAAATCTGCAAAAATTACTTCAAAAATTAATCTTTTAAAAAGAGAAGTGCTGTTAATTAATTTAATTTCAAAACTAAACTATCAATATAGATTGAAAAGTGCTTTACTTAAAAAACAAGACTCTATAAAAAAAACTATAAAATCAATTGAGGTTGGAGTAAAAAATGGTGTGATTGCTGAATTTAAATTAATTAGACTAAAAGATAGCTTAAATTCACTTGATATAGAAATTGAAAATTTGCTTATAAATATTGATAATACAAAAAGTGAGATTTATAAATTGACAAAAGTTTATTTAAATAAAGAGATTGAAATTAATAGTTTTTTGCCCAAAAAAAGAGATTTTTTGCTTCTAAAAGCCCTAAAAGAGAATATTTTAGCATCAAAACAAGACATAAAAGCAAAAAAATCAAAACTTTATCCAACTATAAGTTTGAATGCAAAAGGATATAGAGCTTTTGCAAAGGCATATAATAATGATGAAGATATTGCAAAAAATTATGCAAGTATTGGAATGTATCTAAATTTAACTCTAAGCAAAAAAACTTTTTCAGAGATTGAAAAATCAAAACTTAATTTTATTAAATCAAATCTTGAATATGAAAAAAATCTAAAAGATCTAAAAGCAAAAGAGGTTTATTATAAAAATGCACTCTCAAAAATAAATAAAGCAATAAAACTTGCAATTAATTCAATTAACCTAAAACAAAAGCTTTTAGAGAGTGCAAGAATTGCTTTTTCACTTAATAGAATGAGTGTTGATGAATATTTAGGATATGAAGATGAATTAGTAAAAGCAAAAGCAAATTTATTTAATCTAAAAGCTACAAAAAATATGCTAATTGCAAATTTAGCATTTATTTATGGAGAAAATCTAAAAAAGGTGTTTAAATGA
- a CDS encoding efflux RND transporter periplasmic adaptor subunit, which yields MKVLKIIIPIILLIVGVLFMRNLLLKKQEEDKKLSSAKIYPLIVESIKPTKKEVILTLSYEGIGVSKSDFLANTKFSSKILYIKNVGDEVKKGEVVAKLDDKELRENIKSIDTNILALTSTIYSQKAILNNLIDTLNRTKKLLKAKIASIEEVKNIENKILELKAQIKANEEKINSLKANKKVILNNLKYTKIISPIDGVVSAKFFNVNEVSAPTKPLLKISSKDSYILLNLPKKYSEIVYKGKIYPLIFLNQAKNSMYQYKADINVINGESVKVKAIEFRGEAVLLPFDAVLRIDNNSYVVTKHGVKKVNVLAEGEEGIAVSNDLDEVVVAKPDILLKIKAGYPYRIKE from the coding sequence ATGAAAGTATTAAAAATTATTATTCCTATTATTTTATTAATAGTAGGTGTGTTATTTATGAGAAATTTACTTCTTAAAAAACAAGAAGAAGATAAAAAATTAAGTAGTGCTAAAATATATCCATTAATTGTTGAGAGTATAAAACCTACTAAAAAAGAAGTGATTTTAACTTTAAGTTATGAAGGTATTGGAGTTAGCAAAAGTGATTTTTTAGCTAATACTAAATTTTCAAGCAAAATTTTATATATAAAAAATGTAGGAGATGAAGTAAAAAAAGGAGAAGTTGTTGCAAAACTTGATGATAAAGAGCTTAGAGAAAATATAAAAAGTATTGATACAAATATTTTAGCTTTAACTTCAACTATCTATTCACAAAAAGCAATACTTAATAATTTAATTGATACACTTAATAGAACAAAAAAATTATTAAAAGCAAAAATTGCATCAATTGAAGAGGTTAAAAATATTGAAAACAAAATATTAGAATTAAAAGCTCAAATCAAGGCTAATGAAGAAAAAATCAATTCTCTAAAAGCAAATAAAAAAGTTATTTTAAATAATCTAAAATATACAAAAATAATTTCACCAATTGATGGAGTTGTGAGTGCAAAGTTTTTTAATGTTAATGAAGTCTCAGCTCCAACAAAGCCACTTTTAAAAATCTCTTCAAAAGATTCATATATTTTATTAAATCTTCCAAAAAAATATAGTGAAATAGTATATAAAGGAAAAATTTATCCTCTAATTTTTCTAAATCAAGCAAAAAATTCAATGTATCAATATAAAGCTGATATTAATGTAATAAATGGTGAGAGCGTTAAAGTAAAAGCAATTGAATTTAGAGGTGAGGCTGTTTTATTGCCATTTGATGCAGTATTAAGAATTGATAATAACTCATATGTTGTTACAAAACATGGAGTTAAAAAGGTAAATGTTTTAGCTGAGGGAGAAGAAGGAATTGCAGTAAGTAATGATTTAGATGAAGTTGTAGTTGCAAAGCCTGATATTTTGTTAAAGATAAAAGCTGGGTATCCGTATAGGATAAAGGAATAG
- a CDS encoding efflux RND transporter permease subunit, whose product MFEFFYKRVHFTFAIIFAMFIFGIVGLKEMPKNLFPDSSRPEVVIFASLPGGSSEVIAKTLTKPIEEEMATLSHIYEIKSTSSSNFAIIRVIFDYTKTLKDGAVDVTNALQKVNIPKEAKTSIYLVGDFTAPIDVFSISSKTLNMSEIRRVVESYLKPKLLSSPYIGGVDVFGGYVGSVKISIDVNKLKKYKISFSQIIKALNSFSDKPIGFFNNNGFFTLTFYGQEDLEKLKKLYISKNLMLKDIANVTLSYNENSSLYVGNTKNSIAVVIQKPIGGDLIKASDVAREIVKEFNKEYKNLDIEISDTQRNLVETANINMLEALRDALIFTSIVILFFLTNLRALFAAVLSIPMVFLGTISILYLFGYDLNIIVYTGIILALGMLVDDAIVVLENIERHLEEGDENFIYNGTKEVLGAVFSGTISTIVVIFPLMFVGGYPQRIFEPLILTLIIALILSYFLSITFIPIIAKYLYKNGAKKTKFEIWLDNLYKNTFAKLIGPYLAIFDFATKSVIRRVLLTIGAILILVMSAKNILPTVGRDLMPPMDTGIMKANIEFSSNYTAKESLENLKPFLDWLKTQKWVVKSSLAIGTEPGVLSIGGGGSNSASITIEAVNRFKRDKSIWELEREVRDKLAKLKEVKNLAVFDYGATALSTISAPLDVQFRSDNYENLPILANKAKKILKDVKGLTTLKTTWDKDFYEIRIEVDKNKALNFGVTPIDIISQIALKNQAIGVYTKIPSLKSELITLKFDKKFENISSLKTYPIITKKGVVPLNLLAKIKPVFNYSRIDRYNLEYAIDVLGYREKRPISKITDDANRLLKENKITNYYQVGDVKEFGEAFGRLIKAVGFGVIGLILTLMIVYRSLKLSLIMIVILPISLIGAWFSLLIANKPMCMPAMIGILLLFGVIIKNAVLLIDFYQEFLKKTTPYLAAKESIKVRFRPVMMTAFSTIAGMIPIALEWAVGLERLSPIADIAIGGLLVGTFLTLVYIPIYAYSFYKR is encoded by the coding sequence ATGTTTGAATTTTTTTATAAGAGAGTCCATTTTACCTTTGCAATAATTTTTGCAATGTTTATTTTTGGGATTGTAGGATTAAAAGAGATGCCAAAAAATCTTTTCCCAGATTCAAGTAGACCTGAGGTTGTAATTTTTGCTTCACTTCCAGGAGGTAGCAGTGAAGTTATAGCAAAAACTCTTACTAAACCAATTGAAGAGGAGATGGCAACACTTTCACATATTTATGAAATAAAATCAACCTCATCATCAAATTTTGCAATTATAAGAGTTATTTTTGATTATACAAAAACCCTAAAAGATGGAGCAGTTGATGTAACTAATGCGTTGCAAAAAGTTAATATTCCAAAAGAAGCAAAAACTTCTATCTATTTAGTTGGTGATTTTACTGCTCCAATTGATGTATTTAGTATAAGTAGTAAAACTTTAAATATGAGTGAAATAAGAAGGGTAGTTGAGAGTTATCTAAAACCAAAACTTCTCTCTTCACCATATATTGGAGGAGTTGATGTTTTTGGTGGATATGTTGGAAGTGTAAAAATTTCTATTGATGTCAATAAATTAAAAAAATATAAAATTTCATTTTCTCAAATTATAAAAGCTCTAAATAGTTTTAGCGATAAGCCTATTGGATTTTTTAATAATAATGGATTTTTTACACTAACTTTTTATGGTCAAGAAGATTTAGAAAAACTAAAAAAACTATATATCTCTAAAAATTTGATGCTAAAAGATATTGCAAATGTTACTCTTTCATATAATGAAAACTCTTCACTTTATGTAGGAAATACTAAAAACTCAATTGCAGTAGTTATTCAAAAGCCAATTGGTGGAGATTTAATAAAAGCAAGTGATGTTGCAAGAGAAATAGTTAAAGAATTTAATAAAGAGTATAAAAATTTAGATATAGAAATTTCAGATACTCAAAGAAACTTAGTAGAAACTGCAAATATTAATATGCTTGAAGCCTTGCGTGATGCTTTAATATTTACAAGTATTGTAATTTTATTTTTCTTAACAAATCTAAGAGCACTTTTTGCAGCAGTTCTTTCTATTCCAATGGTGTTTTTAGGGACAATTTCTATTTTATATCTATTTGGGTATGATTTAAATATTATAGTTTATACTGGAATTATTTTAGCCCTTGGTATGCTTGTAGATGATGCGATAGTTGTGCTTGAAAATATTGAAAGGCATTTAGAAGAAGGTGATGAAAACTTTATTTATAATGGCACAAAAGAGGTTTTAGGTGCTGTATTTTCTGGGACAATATCAACAATTGTTGTAATTTTTCCGTTAATGTTTGTAGGTGGATATCCACAAAGAATATTTGAGCCATTAATTTTAACTCTTATAATAGCACTAATTTTATCATACTTTTTATCTATTACATTTATTCCAATAATTGCTAAATATCTCTATAAAAATGGAGCTAAAAAAACTAAATTTGAAATTTGGCTTGATAATTTATACAAAAACACATTTGCAAAACTTATAGGTCCATATTTAGCAATATTTGATTTTGCAACAAAAAGTGTTATTAGAAGAGTTTTATTAACAATTGGTGCAATTTTAATTTTAGTTATGAGTGCAAAAAATATTTTACCAACTGTTGGAAGAGATTTAATGCCTCCAATGGATACAGGAATTATGAAAGCAAATATAGAGTTTTCATCAAACTATACTGCAAAAGAGAGTTTAGAGAATCTAAAACCATTTTTAGATTGGCTAAAAACTCAAAAGTGGGTAGTTAAAAGCTCTCTTGCAATTGGAACTGAACCTGGTGTTTTATCAATTGGTGGTGGAGGAAGTAATTCTGCTTCTATTACAATTGAAGCTGTTAATAGATTTAAAAGAGATAAAAGTATATGGGAACTTGAAAGAGAAGTTAGAGATAAATTAGCTAAACTTAAAGAAGTTAAAAATTTAGCAGTATTCGATTATGGGGCAACGGCACTATCAACTATCTCAGCACCACTTGATGTGCAATTTAGAAGTGATAATTATGAGAATTTGCCTATCTTAGCAAATAAAGCAAAAAAGATTTTAAAAGATGTAAAAGGACTTACTACCCTAAAAACTACTTGGGATAAAGATTTTTATGAAATAAGAATTGAAGTTGATAAAAATAAAGCCTTAAATTTTGGAGTAACACCAATTGATATAATTTCTCAAATTGCATTAAAAAATCAAGCCATAGGAGTTTATACAAAAATACCATCTCTAAAAAGTGAATTAATAACTCTTAAATTTGATAAAAAATTTGAAAACATCTCTTCGCTAAAAACTTATCCTATTATTACAAAAAAAGGAGTAGTACCTTTAAATTTACTGGCTAAGATAAAACCAGTATTTAACTATTCAAGAATTGATAGATACAATTTAGAGTATGCTATTGATGTGTTAGGGTATAGAGAAAAAAGACCAATTAGTAAAATTACAGATGATGCCAATAGACTTCTAAAAGAAAATAAAATTACTAATTACTATCAAGTTGGTGATGTAAAAGAGTTTGGTGAGGCTTTTGGAAGATTAATTAAAGCAGTTGGGTTTGGGGTAATTGGACTTATTTTAACTTTAATGATTGTGTATAGGTCGCTTAAACTTTCACTTATTATGATTGTAATATTGCCAATTTCATTAATTGGGGCTTGGTTTAGTTTATTAATTGCGAATAAGCCTATGTGTATGCCTGCAATGATTGGTATTTTACTTTTATTTGGAGTAATTATTAAAAATGCAGTATTACTCATTGATTTTTATCAAGAGTTTTTGAAAAAAACAACACCTTATTTAGCGGCAAAAGAGTCTATAAAAGTTAGGTTTAGACCTGTTATGATGACAGCATTTTCAACAATTGCTGGAATGATACCAATTGCATTAGAGTGGGCTGTTGGGCTTGAGAGATTATCTCCTATTGCCGATATAGCTATTGGAGGATTGCTTGTTGGGACATTTTTAACACTTGTTTATATTCCAATTTATGCATATAGTTTTTATAAAAGGTAA
- a CDS encoding flavin reductase family protein has translation MDIVDFNKIESVERYKLMSQNIIPRPIAWIVTENQGKINIAPFSYFTGVSSVPPLVMVSIGRNKKGLNEPKDTFKNIKETKKATICLVEPSMKEIMDKTGEVLPFEESEAEKFNIKTKRILDDFPPIIRGVKRAFFTTLYGTFEKEEMATIPFFLKIENMLIDGDFEPLARVGKGYSSLCHL, from the coding sequence ATGGATATTGTTGATTTTAATAAGATTGAAAGTGTTGAACGTTATAAGTTAATGTCACAAAATATTATACCTCGTCCTATTGCTTGGATAGTTACTGAAAATCAAGGAAAAATAAATATTGCTCCTTTTAGCTACTTCACAGGGGTATCAAGTGTGCCACCACTTGTTATGGTTAGTATTGGTAGAAATAAAAAAGGTCTTAATGAGCCAAAAGATACATTCAAAAATATAAAAGAGACAAAAAAAGCAACTATTTGTTTAGTAGAACCATCAATGAAAGAGATTATGGATAAAACAGGAGAAGTTTTGCCTTTTGAGGAAAGTGAAGCTGAAAAATTTAATATTAAAACAAAAAGAATTTTAGATGATTTTCCACCGATTATAAGGGGAGTAAAAAGAGCATTTTTTACTACACTTTATGGAACATTTGAAAAAGAAGAGATGGCTACAATTCCGTTTTTCTTAAAAATTGAAAATATGCTTATTGATGGGGATTTTGAACCACTTGCAAGAGTTGGTAAGGGATATTCATCTTTATGTCATTTATAG
- a CDS encoding YidB family protein, giving the protein MNTQMIMQVVQSYLQNNKTFGNLDINSVVNGIQGLLGGIDIKDLLSKFASNGLGDIVSSWLGSGENKSIDASVLIQALPNEKIEEFASKVGLPTDKAGELLSGVLPQIVDKVSNEDSSLIDSVLGGSGLGDTLKKFF; this is encoded by the coding sequence ATGAATACTCAAATGATTATGCAAGTAGTTCAAAGTTATTTACAAAATAATAAAACTTTTGGCAATTTAGATATTAATTCAGTTGTAAATGGGATTCAAGGTTTACTTGGTGGAATTGATATAAAAGATTTATTATCAAAATTTGCTTCAAATGGACTTGGGGATATTGTTAGTAGTTGGCTTGGAAGTGGAGAAAATAAGTCAATTGATGCATCAGTGTTAATACAAGCATTACCTAATGAAAAAATTGAAGAGTTTGCTTCAAAAGTTGGATTGCCAACTGATAAAGCAGGAGAGTTGTTATCAGGTGTGTTACCTCAAATTGTTGATAAAGTATCAAATGAAGACTCTTCTTTAATTGATTCAGTACTTGGTGGAAGCGGCTTAGGAGATACACTTAAAAAATTCTTCTAA
- a CDS encoding fumarylacetoacetate hydrolase family protein, with protein MYKKVVCVGRNYVEHIEELNNEFPTEPVYFIKPNSCISDEIKVVDYSPMHYEGEICFLIENKRAVAVGFGFDMTLREIQTKLKKKGLPWERAKAFKNSAVFSEFVEFNGFDGLEVEVIKNGKFVQKGGVELMIYKPEFLIEDIDKIFGLEDGDIVMSGTPKGVGVVEKGDKFIGRILQKGRVLVEREFIAY; from the coding sequence ATGTATAAAAAAGTTGTTTGTGTAGGAAGAAATTATGTCGAACATATAGAAGAGCTTAATAATGAATTTCCAACTGAGCCTGTATATTTTATAAAGCCTAATTCTTGCATTTCAGATGAGATAAAAGTAGTTGATTATTCTCCTATGCACTATGAGGGTGAGATTTGTTTCTTAATTGAAAATAAAAGAGCTGTGGCAGTTGGATTTGGATTTGATATGACGCTAAGAGAAATTCAAACTAAATTAAAGAAAAAAGGTCTTCCTTGGGAGAGGGCTAAGGCTTTTAAAAATTCAGCTGTGTTTAGTGAATTTGTGGAATTTAATGGATTTGATGGACTTGAAGTTGAGGTTATTAAAAATGGAAAATTTGTTCAAAAAGGTGGAGTTGAGCTTATGATTTATAAGCCAGAGTTTTTAATTGAAGATATTGATAAAATATTTGGCCTTGAAGATGGAGATATTGTTATGAGTGGGACTCCAAAGGGAGTGGGTGTTGTAGAAAAAGGGGATAAGTTTATTGGAAGAATTTTGCAAAAAGGGAGAGTTTTAGTTGAGAGAGAATTTATTGCCTATTAG